From one Triticum urartu cultivar G1812 chromosome 3, Tu2.1, whole genome shotgun sequence genomic stretch:
- the LOC125549442 gene encoding uncharacterized protein LOC125549442 — protein MVKEIKWLENHVLKEGTPEWDQIRRKGLYQAIRIAAEFPNIDFSLAYYGFMEYIWRTLFYAMFVKGLDRAYFEIWKRVTGQQMCFRDALQEVCNENLIPSRQHTLKAELQRPGGFLQLERQFRRCTEGISKEVPDWIAQELISQEVRFKRALPKTYVQYARKKLKVAEAIGLIPNAEIPA, from the exons ATGGTCAAGGAAATTAAG TGGCTTGAAAATCATGTGCTTAAAGAAGGTACTCCGGAG TGGGATCAAATCCGTCGTAAGGGTTTATACCAAGCAATTAGGATTGCTGCAGAGTTCCCCAACATTGATTTCAGTCTAGCATATTATGGTTTCATG GAGTATATATGGAGGACTCTCTTTTATGCCATGTTTGTTAAAGGTCTTGACCGTGCCTATTTTGAGATTTGGAAGCGGGTTACTGGGCAGCAG ATGTGTTTCAGAGATGCTCTGCAGGAAGTTTGCAATGAGAATTTGATTCCATCGCGCCAACACACTTTGAAGGCCGAGCTGCAGCGACCTGGAGGCTTTTTGCAACTGGAGCGACAA TTTCGCCGGTGCACAGAGGGCATTAGTAAGGAA GTTCCGGATTGGATAGCCCAAGAGTTGATTTCGCAGGAAGTTAGATTCAAG CGCGCGTTGCCAAAGACATATGTGCAGTACGCGAGGAAGAAGCTCAAGGTTGCAGAAGCCATAGGATTGATTCCCAATGCCGAGATACCAGCGTAG